A single Lactuca sativa cultivar Salinas chromosome 8, Lsat_Salinas_v11, whole genome shotgun sequence DNA region contains:
- the LOC111904030 gene encoding 65-kDa microtubule-associated protein 3, which yields MSTPLNDPLLQVETTCGSLLYELQIIWDEVGESDAERDKMLLELERECLEVYRRKVDLANRSRAQLRQAIADSEAELATICSAMGERPVHIRQSDQNSGSLKAELRAIIPELEEMKKRKCERRNQFIEVLEHIQKIKMEIYATSFKTVLDESDLSLRKLEELRAQLQALEKEKSERIKQVVDHMSTLNSLCVVLGMDFNQTIQEIHPGLSESEGTKSISDDVIRRLAVVIERLHEVKIERMQRIQNLASSLLELWNLMDTPVEEQQVFQSVTCNIAASEQEITEPNMLSIEFINFVEAEVSRLEEMKAGKMKELVYKKRSELEDICRKTHLLPESDTSMEIALQAIESGAIGPDNLLEQIEVQIGRIKEEAFSRKEILEKVEKWMAACEEECWLEEYNRDDNRYNAGRGAHLTLKRAEKARALVNKLPGIVEALAVKTIAWENERGTEFTYDGIRLLSMLEEYKILRQEKEEERKRQRDQKKLQEQLIAEQEVMFGSKPSPMKQSGKKGPRMSCGGASNRRLSMGGAMHAPSKTDFHSIRATPNNNNNNTRVTKKNDRHLNNKDDGFGALSAGRRGLDIAGLPANRKHSLSEIEQPQSLFRKPFSPISSTESSKSLFEDFNRKHEMLQKTIQINTTPFATPSKPTASLSVPDDENRTPKHNMIPMIPCTPSTVSVPMQTSMTPCLKEMLIPEEIIEYSFEERRAGFVLPRAHLKTVITAI from the exons ATGTCTACACCCTTAAACGATCCACTTCTGCAAGTGGAAACTACATGTGGATCCCTTCTTTATGAACTTCAG ATAATATGGGATGAAGTTGGTGAGTCGGATGCTGAAAGGGACAAAATGCTGTTAGAACTTGAACGCGAATGTCTTGAAGTATACAGAAGAAAGGTAGATTTGGCTAACAGAAGCAGAGCTCAACTAAGACAAGCAATTGCTGATTCTGAAGCAGAATTAGCAACCATATGTTCTGCCATGGGGGAACGACCtgttcacattagacag TCTGATCAGAATTCTGGGAGCCTAAAGGCAGAACTCAGAGCCATTATTCCTGAACTAGAGGAAATGAAGAAGAGAAAATGCGAGAGGAGGAATCAATTTATTGAAGTTTTAGAACATATACAGAAAATAAAAATGGAGATttatgcaacttctttcaaaactgTATTGGATGAAAGTGATTTATCTTTAAGAAAGCTTGAAGAACTTCGTGCACAACTGCAAGCACTCGAGAAGGAGAAg AGTGAACGTATTAAGCAAGTTGTAGACCACATGAGCACTTTAAATTCACTGTGTGTGGTGCTTGGGATGGACTTTAACCAGACAATTCAAGAAATCCATCCTGGTTTATCAGAATCAGAAGGAACAAAGAGCATTAGTGATGATGTCATCAGGAGGCTCGCAGTTGTTATAGAAAGATTACATGAGGTCAAAATAGAAAGAATGCAAAGA ATTCAAAATCTTGCAAGCTCTCTGTTAGAGCTTTGGAATTTGATGGATACACCAGTTGAAGAGCAGCAGGTGTTTCAAAGTGTTACCTGCAACATAGCTGCTTCAGAACAGGAGATAACTGAGCCCAACATGCTGTCTATTGAGTTCATTAATTTT gtTGAGGCTGAGGTGTCACGGCTTGAAGAAATGAAGGCTGGCAAAATGAAAGAGCTTGTTTACAAGAAAAGATCAGAGTTGGAAGATATTTGCAGGAAGACACATTTGCTTCCAGAATCCGATACTTCAATGGAGATTGCCCTTCAAGCTATTGAATCTG GAGCTATTGGCCCTGATAATCTCCTTGAACAAATTGAGGTTCAAATTGGGCGAATTAAAGAGGAAGCTTTTAGCAGGAAAGAAATACTTGAAAAAGTTGAGAAATGGATGGCAGCTTGTGAAGAGGAGTGTTGGCTAGAGGAATATAACAGA GATGATAATCGGTATAATGCTGGAAGAGGTGCTCATCTTACACTAAAGCGTGCAGAAAAAGCTCGTGCCTTGGTTAATAAACTTCCAG GAATTGTGGAAGCATTAGCTGTGAAAACAATAGCATGGGAGAATGAGAGAGGAACCGAGTTCACTTATGATGGA ATCCGACTTCTTTCCATGCTTGAAGAATACAAGATTTTAAGGCAAGAAAAAGAGGAAGAACGAAAACGACAACgg GACCAGAAGAAACTCCAAGAACAGTTGATAGCAGAACAGGAAGTGATGTTTGGGTCAAAACCAAGTCCAATGAAACAAAGTGGGAAAAAGGGGCCTAGGATGTCTTGTGGTGGGGCGAGTAACAGGAGATTATCAATGGGAGGTGCTATGCATGCACCTAGTAAAACAGATTTTCATTCCATTAGAGCCAcaccaaataataataataataatacacgtGTCACTAAAAAGAATGATCGTCACTTAAATAATAAGGATGATGGATTTGGAGCCCTTTCAGCTG GGAGGAGAGGTTTGGACATAGCTGGACTTCCTGCAAACAGAAAACATTCACTTAGTGAAATCGAACAACCACAATCACTCTTTCGCAAACCCTTTTCTCCAATTTCTTCAACAGAATCATCAAAATCATTATTTGAAGATTTCAACAGAAAACACGAAATGTTGCAGAAAACAATTCAAATCAACACAACGCCTTTTGCTACACCTTCAAAACCCACAGCATCATTGAGTGTTCCAGATGATGAAAATAGAACTCCAAAACacaacatgattccaatgatacctTGCACACCATCAACAGTGTCTGTTCCCATGCAGACTTCAATGACACCATGTCTGAAGGAGATGCTGATTCCTGAAGAGATTATTGAGTACTCTTTTGAGGAAAGGAGAGCTGGTTTTGTGCTTCCAAGAGCACATTTGAAGACAGTTATTACTGCTATTTGA